The Papaver somniferum cultivar HN1 chromosome 6, ASM357369v1, whole genome shotgun sequence genome segment AGGcaaacaatttcaatttcatctgTGAGTTTTATCTAAATCGAGTAAACAGCAAGATTAAATTATTGAAATGAATACTTCTACTGTTCTTTTTAGATGAAGGCGATTTTGCTGTTACTCAATCTTTTATGTAGAATTGTTGAAATCTGAAGtcgagttttctttttcttttctatttagaACAAAAACGAATTGGAATTGATCGATTAAGATCGATCTAATGGGTATTTTCAACAACAGTGAACAGATAATTTGTTTAATTGATTATGTTGGATAGAAATCTGTGATCAATTTTGTTGATTATATAAAATTTTATCTCAATTTGATGAGATTGTGACTGATTTTAAATTCTCTGGACAGACAGGAAGCTTATTTTTCATCCTATAGAAGCCCTCCATTTATGTGCGTGAACGGGATGTCGAAAAAATCCAAGAGATAGAACTAGGTTGGTAACGGTCCATGATGCGAAACGTTACGTTAAATGCACCATTTGACCTTTATTTACCAAGGGTGCCTTTCCCTTAAGGTTCTTGGTATTCGTTTTTTCTTTGTCCTATACTCCTATAGGTTTGTTTGCTCTAATCCGCGTTGGTACGTCTTTGTTGTTTGGGGGTTGAGAgtctgttcttttttctttttgtgcgCACTGTTGTAAGTTTTGTCCATTCCAATGCATTGGTAAGTGTCCATCCATCTTAGGTGAATATGTTGCCAGCGCTCCGCTTAAGATCAATCGTTGTTGGTACTATATGGAGGAGGTTATGCTCGAAACTCGCTGTTACATCAGTGAACAAGGAGATGACTGTTTACTTAGGCAATCACCAATTCGGAGTTGGTATTCCGTGCGGCGCTGAGGGTATCCTACATTCGGTCAACAGATTGATAGAGTTGAAAGGTGATCAAAATAACTTAACCATGCTACTGGTAGATTTCACAAACTCCTTCAATCTAGTGGATCGAACTATATTGCTTGCTGAGGTAAGAATCAGACGTCCTAGTATCATTAAATGGGTCGAATTATGTTACTCTAGACCAGCAAGATTATACTACAATGAGTTTATCCTCTCATCTTCCAAAGGGGTACAACAGGGTGACCCTTTATGGACCCTATTATTTGCATTGATTCTGCACCCTTTAGTGAACAAGATAGCCACTCAGTGTAAGCTGCAACTCTATGCATGGTATCTGGACGACAACACCATCATCGGTGATACATCAGAAGTTGCTAAGGCCCTAAATATTATACAAGCTGAAGGGTCGTCCGTGGTTTACATCTCAACATCAATAAAACGGAGATCTTTTGGCCATCCCCTGA includes the following:
- the LOC113288882 gene encoding uncharacterized protein LOC113288882 → MLPALRLRSIVVGTIWRRLCSKLAVTSVNKEMTVYLGNHQFGVGIPCGAEGILHSVNRLIELKGDQNNLTMLLVDFTNSFNLVDRTILLAEVRIRRPSIIKWVELCYSRPARLYYNEFILSSSKGVQQGDPLWTLLFALILHPLVNKIATQCKLQLYAWYLDDNTIIGDTSEVAKALNIIQAEGSSVVYISTSIKRRSFGHPLIPGCLEDGVFPRNISSPALGVKLLGGPVSLNHQYCNDIVLSHVDKTIHLMNAVKSLKDPQSELLLLRNCTGVSRLCFTMCTTRPKKLQAAAMRLDQHLLQYLQQLITGDDVGFGPVQQRFATLPIRDGGLGVYTMASTSLFTSLQFVTLLFQP